The following are encoded in a window of Pongo abelii isolate AG06213 chromosome 16, NHGRI_mPonAbe1-v2.0_pri, whole genome shotgun sequence genomic DNA:
- the LOC129050457 gene encoding transmembrane and coiled-coil domain-containing protein 5B isoform X4: MENQVLLRKIKEKEETIPSLERELALSLEEAKEEEELNYIIDEQEESLRQLELETAKLEKSNAILSRNVVEIQKKISGLFTNIGLEEETTKQILEEMKARLQKSTESCAKQEEELAEIESDYQSVSELCKDQVYYIKKYQEVLRKMKEEKEALLLEKEISKAQNDSSQIVEPGSILVDTTQRNMERTTIKKQGRICWYKYFQYLTFMALVFIRLLACVFFHLQYINPDLLVDVLPLVLSRGTLESLRKVSRPFLTLAVEEALPH; the protein is encoded by the exons ATGGAGAATCAGGTTCTCCTTAGAAAgattaaagagaaagaagaaactatTCCAAG CCTGGAAAGAGAGCTGGCCTTGTCACTAGAAGAAGccaaagaggaggaggagttgaACTATATCATAGATGAACAGGAGGAATCCCTGAGGCAGCTGGAATTAGAGACAGCAAAGCTG GAAAAAAGTAATGCAATCCTAAGCAGGAATGTGGTGGAGATTCAGAAAAAG ATTTCAGGGTTATTTACAAATATTGGCCTTGAAGAAGAAACCACAAAGCAAATCCTGGAGGAAATGAAG GCAAGACTACAGAAGTCAACAGAGTCCTGTGCAAAGCAAGAGGAGGAACTGGCCGAG atagAGAGTGACTACCAATCTGTGTCTGAGCTCTGTAAGGACCAGGTCTACTACATAAAG AAATACCAGGAAGTTCTGAGGAAgatgaaagaggaaaaggaggcgCTGCTtcttgaaaaagaaat ATCCAAAGCCCAGAATGACTCCTCTCAAATAGTGGAACCTGGGTCAATTTTGGTGGACACCACCCAAAGAAACATG GAGAGGACCACCATTAAGAAACAAGGGAGAATCTGTTGGTACAA GTATTTCCAGTATCTCACCTTCATGGCCCTAGTCTTCATTAGGTTGCTGGCTTGTGTGTTTTTCCACCTACAGTACATAAACCCAGATCTTCTCGTGGATGTCCTGCCACTGGTGCTAAGCAGGGGCACCTTGGAGAGTCTGAGGAAGGTCTCACGTCCCTTCCTCACTCTAGCAGTGGAAGAAGCACTACCACATTAG
- the LOC129050457 gene encoding transmembrane and coiled-coil domain-containing protein 5B isoform X1 — MFSWKSLLRAEEISIGKRRMSELRRHHHHTTLLDVMMEDVGQNPLADVYQTIELPALEAVKQNLDCLNSDLEKDLQKLDMENQVLLRKIKEKEETIPSLERELALSLEEAKEEEELNYIIDEQEESLRQLELETAKLEKSNAILSRNVVEIQKKISGLFTNIGLEEETTKQILEEMKARLQKSTESCAKQEEELAEIESDYQSVSELCKDQVYYIKKYQEVLRKMKEEKEALLLEKEISKAQNDSSQIVEPGSILVDTTQRNMERTTIKKQGRICWYKYFQYLTFMALVFIRLLACVFFHLQYINPDLLVDVLPLVLSRGTLESLRKVSRPFLTLAVEEALPH, encoded by the exons GGACGTTATGATGGAAGACGTTGGACAGAATCCACTGGCTGATGT GTACCAGACGATAGAATTACCAGCACTAGAAGCCGTAAAACAGAACCTCGATTGCCTGAATTCAGACCTTGAAAAGGACCTGCAGAAACTGGATATGGAGAATCAGGTTCTCCTTAGAAAgattaaagagaaagaagaaactatTCCAAG CCTGGAAAGAGAGCTGGCCTTGTCACTAGAAGAAGccaaagaggaggaggagttgaACTATATCATAGATGAACAGGAGGAATCCCTGAGGCAGCTGGAATTAGAGACAGCAAAGCTG GAAAAAAGTAATGCAATCCTAAGCAGGAATGTGGTGGAGATTCAGAAAAAG ATTTCAGGGTTATTTACAAATATTGGCCTTGAAGAAGAAACCACAAAGCAAATCCTGGAGGAAATGAAG GCAAGACTACAGAAGTCAACAGAGTCCTGTGCAAAGCAAGAGGAGGAACTGGCCGAG atagAGAGTGACTACCAATCTGTGTCTGAGCTCTGTAAGGACCAGGTCTACTACATAAAG AAATACCAGGAAGTTCTGAGGAAgatgaaagaggaaaaggaggcgCTGCTtcttgaaaaagaaat ATCCAAAGCCCAGAATGACTCCTCTCAAATAGTGGAACCTGGGTCAATTTTGGTGGACACCACCCAAAGAAACATG GAGAGGACCACCATTAAGAAACAAGGGAGAATCTGTTGGTACAA GTATTTCCAGTATCTCACCTTCATGGCCCTAGTCTTCATTAGGTTGCTGGCTTGTGTGTTTTTCCACCTACAGTACATAAACCCAGATCTTCTCGTGGATGTCCTGCCACTGGTGCTAAGCAGGGGCACCTTGGAGAGTCTGAGGAAGGTCTCACGTCCCTTCCTCACTCTAGCAGTGGAAGAAGCACTACCACATTAG